The Primulina tabacum isolate GXHZ01 chromosome 7, ASM2559414v2, whole genome shotgun sequence genome includes a window with the following:
- the LOC142551245 gene encoding eukaryotic translation initiation factor: MSSEAAAEVEGEAEGEAVEKQPHKLERKWTFWYDKPKQGAAWGSSLRKGYTFDTVEEFWCLYDQIFRPSKLPGNADFHLFRAGVEPKWEDPECASGGKWTVTSNNTKKADLDDMWLETLMALIGEQFDDANEICGVVANVRQKQDKLSLWTKTAANEALQMGIGRKWKEIIDVTDKIYYNFHDDAKRERSAKSRYNV, encoded by the exons ATGTCTAGCGAGGCGGCGGCGGAGGTGGAGGGAGAGGCGGAGGGGGAGGCGGTGGAGAAACAGCCGCACAAGCTGGAGAGGAAGTGGACGTTCTGGTACGACAAGCCGAAACAGGGGGCGGCCTGGGGCTCTTCTCTTCGTAAAGGCTATACATTTGACACTGTCGAAGAATTCTGGTG TTTGTATGACCAGATATTTAGACCCAGCAAGTTGCCTGGGAATGCAGACTTTCACTTATTCAGAGCTGGAGTTGAGCCCAAATGGGAAGACCCTGAGTGTGCTAGTGGAGGCAAATGGACTGTTACATCAAACAACACCAAAAAGGCTGATCTTGATGACATGTGGCTTGAAACT TTAATGGCTTTAATTGGAGAGCAATTTGATGATGCTAATGAGATTTGTGGAGTGGTTGCCAACGTGCGCCAAAAGCAAGACAAACTATCTCTGTGGACTAAGACTGCTGCGAATGAAGCACTtcag ATGGGCATTGGAAGGAAGTGGAAGGAGATCATTGACGTCACAGATAAAATCTATTACAACTTCCAT GATGATGCGAAGAGAGAAAGATCAGCCAAAAGTCGTTACAACGTGTGA